A region of uncultured Desulfobacter sp. DNA encodes the following proteins:
- the uvrC gene encoding excinuclease ABC subunit UvrC, producing the protein MISEKIKEKYDQAPHAPGVYLMRDKKGNILYVGKAKDLKKRLASYFVRKDQPEPKTAALLALIDDFYLVVTQSDQEAFILESNLIKEHCPKYNVLLKDGKNYPLLRIDMNEPYPSIQRVRRIEKDNALYFGPYSSSKSVNQTLKQIQRIFKLRKCRDAQFKNRSRPCLNYQIKACLGLCCNEVEPGEYQDRVKDAILFLRGRTREVIKKLRLEMADFAGAQEFEKAAQIRDTIFAVERIMERQVVVCPDGADRDVLGLAWDRDRAVVTVMQVRTGHLINTAYYPLDLGFKEPDEVLAAFVTQYYEKAAQIPGDILFSHTSEDLIRAEVRINEMADHRVYFHYPVRGEKKRLADMAHLNAKAELEKILAREEEARAGLTMLQHLLGMDRVPERMECFDNSNLQGKDPVAAMVVFTGGRPDKNAYRKFIIKDIEHQDDYAYMTHVLSRRFRHDRENMPLPDLLVVDGGKGQLSMAVSVVRELGLEGQFTLAGLAKKDADKGEKTDKIYLPGRSNPLNTAQSAKALFLLEQIRDEAHRSAVTFQRSRREKRGKLSLLDGIPGIGPKKKKLLLTTFRGIDNIRSQSPEALAALPGITPEMAERLLQVLSE; encoded by the coding sequence ATGATTTCTGAAAAAATAAAAGAAAAATACGACCAGGCTCCCCATGCCCCCGGGGTTTATCTCATGCGGGACAAAAAGGGAAACATCCTTTATGTGGGCAAGGCCAAGGATCTGAAAAAACGGCTGGCCTCATATTTTGTGAGAAAGGATCAGCCCGAGCCCAAGACTGCAGCCCTTCTGGCCCTAATAGATGATTTTTATCTGGTGGTCACCCAATCCGACCAGGAGGCCTTTATCCTGGAGTCCAACCTGATCAAGGAACATTGCCCCAAGTATAACGTACTTCTCAAAGATGGTAAAAACTATCCTCTGCTGCGCATTGACATGAATGAGCCCTATCCGTCCATCCAGCGGGTGCGGCGGATTGAAAAGGACAACGCCCTGTATTTCGGGCCGTACTCTTCCTCCAAGAGCGTGAACCAGACCCTAAAACAGATCCAGCGGATTTTTAAACTTAGAAAATGCCGGGACGCCCAGTTTAAAAACAGGTCCAGGCCATGTTTGAATTACCAGATCAAGGCATGCCTTGGGCTGTGCTGTAATGAGGTGGAGCCCGGGGAATACCAGGACAGAGTTAAGGATGCCATATTGTTTCTCCGGGGACGGACCAGGGAGGTGATCAAAAAGCTCCGTCTTGAAATGGCGGACTTTGCCGGTGCTCAGGAATTTGAAAAGGCGGCCCAGATCCGGGATACTATTTTTGCCGTTGAACGGATCATGGAGCGTCAGGTGGTGGTTTGTCCGGACGGTGCGGACCGGGATGTGCTCGGACTTGCCTGGGACCGTGACAGGGCCGTGGTCACGGTGATGCAGGTGAGAACAGGACATTTGATAAACACGGCTTATTATCCTTTGGATCTGGGATTCAAGGAACCCGATGAAGTTCTGGCCGCCTTTGTGACCCAGTATTACGAGAAGGCGGCCCAGATTCCCGGAGACATCCTGTTCAGCCATACGTCCGAAGACCTAATCCGGGCCGAAGTCCGGATCAATGAGATGGCGGATCATCGTGTGTATTTCCACTATCCGGTCCGGGGAGAAAAGAAACGGCTGGCTGACATGGCCCACCTCAATGCTAAAGCAGAGCTTGAAAAAATTCTGGCCCGGGAGGAAGAGGCCCGGGCAGGACTTACCATGCTCCAGCATCTTCTGGGCATGGACCGGGTGCCCGAACGTATGGAGTGCTTCGACAACTCCAATCTCCAGGGGAAAGATCCTGTGGCGGCCATGGTGGTGTTCACCGGCGGCAGGCCGGATAAAAATGCCTACCGTAAATTTATTATCAAGGACATTGAACACCAGGACGACTATGCCTATATGACCCATGTGCTCTCCCGTCGATTCCGGCACGACCGGGAAAACATGCCCCTGCCGGACCTGCTGGTGGTGGATGGCGGTAAGGGACAGTTGTCCATGGCCGTGAGTGTGGTCAGGGAGCTGGGTCTGGAAGGCCAGTTTACCCTGGCAGGCCTTGCGAAAAAGGATGCGGACAAGGGAGAAAAGACAGATAAGATTTATTTGCCGGGGCGGTCCAACCCCTTGAATACGGCACAGTCTGCCAAGGCGCTCTTTCTTCTGGAGCAGATCCGGGACGAGGCCCACAGGTCTGCTGTTACTTTTCAGCGTTCCCGCAGGGAAAAACGGGGAAAACTGTCTCTCCTTGACGGGATCCCCGGCATTGGGCCGAAAAAAAAGAAGCTGCTGCTCACCACCTTCAGGGGCATAGATAATATCCGAAGCCAGTCTCCCGAAGCTCTTGCCGCACTTCCAGGAATTACGCCGGAAATGGCAGAAAGACTGCTTCAGGTACTGTCTGAATAA
- a CDS encoding helix-turn-helix transcriptional regulator, whose product MNRPTFENFKEKALKGHNVKKEYDALVPVYELRKKLIEMRINKGLTQAEIAKKMGTNKSNISRLECGENVSFPTLATISKYANALGYKVNVEFEPIS is encoded by the coding sequence ATGAACAGACCAACCTTTGAAAATTTCAAAGAAAAGGCATTGAAAGGCCATAACGTCAAAAAAGAGTATGACGCTCTTGTCCCTGTTTATGAACTCAGAAAAAAACTAATTGAGATGAGGATAAACAAAGGCCTAACTCAAGCTGAAATTGCCAAAAAAATGGGGACCAATAAAAGTAACATTTCCCGGCTTGAGTGCGGGGAAAATGTTTCTTTTCCGACTCTGGCAACTATTTCCAAGTACGCAAATGCCCTTGGCTATAAAGTAAATGTTGAGTTTGAGCCTATTTCCTAA
- the uvrB gene encoding excinuclease ABC subunit UvrB, which yields MGLFNLVSPYGPAGDQPGAIEYLVRGIKDDEKYQVLLGVTGSGKTFTMANIISQVEKPSLVIAPNKTLAAQLYNEFKMLFPDNCVEYFVSYYDYYQPEAYVPSSDTYIQKDSSINELIDKMRHSATRSVLARKDVIVVASVSCIYGLGAPEEYLDLRITLDRDMEISREEVIRKFVDIQYTRNDVDFHRGTFRVRGDRLEIFPAYEEDKAVRIDFFGDTIEEISEIDALKGQVIKRFDQMTIYPASHYVTNKKTRKQAVESIVAELKERLAFLNDQNLLVEAQRLEERTRYDLEMLEEIGYCNGIENYSRHLTGRAPGQPPPTLLDYIDQDFLLFFDESHISVSQLGGMYKADRSRKETLVKYGFRLPSAVDNRPLKFEEFKDRVPRTIFVSATPGDYELEKAGVRVAQQIVRPTGLLDPEVEIRDARTQVDDLYQEIIKRVEARERVLVTTLTKRMAEDLTDYYTDLGLKVKYLHSDIGTVERIDIIQDLRRGLFDVLIGINLLREGLDIPEVSLVAILDADKEGFLRSFRSFIQIFGRAARNAYGRVIMYAEKETGSMKQALAETSRRRKIQRAYNQAHGITPATIRKKINAFDYTMADINTNTVEAAVNEELKAYEADELNLDDVIQDLESKMNEAAEKLEFEQAAQYRDKIRELKKIKTAQP from the coding sequence ATGGGACTGTTCAATCTGGTATCTCCATACGGCCCGGCCGGGGACCAGCCCGGGGCCATTGAATACCTGGTCCGGGGAATAAAGGATGATGAAAAATACCAGGTGCTTCTGGGGGTAACCGGATCAGGCAAGACCTTTACCATGGCCAATATCATCAGCCAGGTGGAAAAACCGAGTCTGGTTATTGCACCCAACAAAACCCTGGCGGCACAACTCTACAACGAGTTCAAGATGCTGTTTCCGGACAATTGCGTGGAGTATTTTGTCTCCTATTATGACTATTATCAGCCCGAAGCCTATGTCCCGTCCTCGGACACCTATATCCAGAAGGACTCCTCCATCAATGAGCTGATAGATAAAATGCGTCATTCGGCCACCCGGAGCGTTCTGGCCCGAAAGGATGTCATCGTTGTGGCCTCGGTCTCCTGTATTTACGGTCTGGGGGCCCCCGAAGAGTACCTTGATCTGCGAATCACCCTGGACAGGGACATGGAAATTTCACGGGAGGAGGTGATCCGCAAATTTGTGGATATCCAGTACACTCGCAATGACGTGGATTTCCACCGGGGCACCTTCAGGGTCCGGGGGGACAGGCTGGAGATTTTTCCGGCATACGAGGAGGACAAGGCCGTCCGAATCGATTTTTTCGGAGACACCATTGAAGAGATCAGTGAGATTGACGCCCTGAAAGGTCAGGTAATCAAACGTTTTGACCAGATGACCATCTATCCGGCCTCCCATTACGTGACCAATAAAAAGACCCGGAAACAGGCCGTGGAAAGTATTGTGGCCGAACTTAAGGAGCGCCTGGCCTTTTTGAATGACCAGAACCTCCTGGTGGAGGCCCAGCGCCTGGAAGAACGTACCCGGTACGATCTTGAGATGCTGGAGGAGATCGGATATTGCAACGGCATTGAAAACTACTCCCGGCATCTCACGGGCCGGGCTCCGGGCCAGCCGCCGCCCACGCTTCTGGATTATATTGACCAGGATTTTCTGCTCTTTTTTGATGAGAGCCATATTTCGGTCAGCCAGCTTGGGGGGATGTACAAGGCCGACCGCTCCAGGAAGGAGACCCTGGTCAAGTACGGGTTTCGCCTGCCCTCTGCCGTGGACAACCGGCCTTTGAAATTCGAGGAGTTCAAGGACCGGGTTCCCCGGACTATTTTCGTATCCGCCACCCCCGGGGACTATGAACTGGAAAAGGCAGGTGTCCGGGTGGCCCAGCAGATTGTCAGACCCACGGGTCTGCTGGATCCCGAAGTGGAAATCCGGGATGCCAGAACACAGGTTGACGACCTGTACCAGGAGATTATCAAACGGGTGGAGGCCCGGGAGCGGGTTCTGGTGACAACCCTGACCAAACGCATGGCAGAGGACCTTACCGACTATTATACCGATCTGGGGCTCAAGGTAAAATATCTGCATTCGGACATCGGCACGGTGGAGCGTATTGATATTATCCAGGACCTGCGAAGGGGACTCTTTGACGTTCTCATCGGGATCAATCTGCTGCGCGAAGGCCTGGATATCCCGGAAGTGTCGCTTGTGGCGATTCTTGATGCGGACAAGGAGGGTTTTTTGCGCTCCTTTCGCTCCTTTATACAGATCTTCGGCCGGGCCGCCCGCAATGCCTATGGCCGGGTTATCATGTATGCGGAAAAAGAGACCGGATCCATGAAACAGGCCCTGGCAGAAACCAGCCGCCGCCGCAAGATCCAGAGGGCATATAACCAGGCCCACGGCATTACACCGGCCACCATCAGGAAAAAGATCAACGCCTTTGATTATACCATGGCCGACATCAACACCAATACCGTTGAAGCGGCTGTAAACGAGGAACTCAAAGCCTACGAGGCGGATGAACTGAACCTGGACGACGTGATCCAAGACCTTGAGTCCAAAATGAACGAAGCCGCTGAAAAGCTTGAGTTTGAACAGGCAGCACAGTACCGGGACAAGATCCGGGAGTTGAAAAAGATCAAAACTGCCCAGCCATGA
- the cysS gene encoding cysteine--tRNA ligase, with amino-acid sequence MSLRIYNTLSGKKEEFVPITPHKAGMYVCGPTVYDTSHIGHARSVVVFDLVYRWLMQLGYEVTYVRNFTDVDDKIIKKSNETGHSCAAITTKYIDEFHNEMDALNVLRPTIAPKATEHIDHIIRFVQHLIDRGKAYHVEGGDVYFSISSFNDYGKLSHRNPDDMQAGARIAVDEKKRSPMDFTLWKPAKPGEPSWDSPWGKGRPGWHIECSAMSYEYLGESFDIHGGGKDLIFPHHENEIAQSEAAFGVPFVKYWIHNGFVDINNEKMSKSLGNFTMIKEVLANYSAEVIRMFLLSKHYRSPIDYSENSMREVSAGLDRIYAFLERLDKAGVQPEAAGEEHGPLWANIVGALNDDFNSAKAMAEIFDAVKKGNKLLDDADDAPGESDRKMLAGIYADIRSASKILGIFMMSASDYFAAKKDRAMADQDVDPAMIDGLIAERAAARKSKNFARADEIRDQLQAMKIVLEDGPQGTTWRIE; translated from the coding sequence ATGAGTTTACGGATTTATAATACCCTGAGCGGGAAAAAAGAGGAGTTTGTTCCAATCACACCCCATAAGGCGGGCATGTACGTGTGCGGCCCCACCGTGTATGACACCAGTCATATCGGACATGCCAGGTCCGTAGTGGTGTTTGACCTGGTGTACCGGTGGCTGATGCAGCTCGGGTATGAGGTAACCTACGTGCGCAATTTCACGGATGTGGATGATAAGATTATCAAAAAATCCAATGAAACCGGACACTCCTGCGCGGCCATCACCACAAAATATATTGACGAATTTCACAATGAAATGGACGCCCTCAATGTGCTTCGGCCCACCATCGCACCCAAAGCCACCGAGCACATTGATCATATTATCCGTTTTGTCCAACATCTCATTGACCGGGGAAAGGCCTACCATGTGGAGGGCGGGGATGTCTATTTTTCCATCTCATCCTTCAATGACTATGGAAAACTGTCCCACCGCAACCCCGATGACATGCAGGCAGGTGCCCGGATCGCCGTGGACGAGAAAAAGAGGAGCCCCATGGATTTCACCCTGTGGAAACCGGCCAAGCCCGGAGAACCGTCCTGGGACAGCCCATGGGGAAAGGGCCGGCCCGGCTGGCACATTGAGTGTTCCGCCATGAGTTACGAGTACCTTGGTGAAAGCTTTGATATCCACGGCGGAGGCAAGGATCTGATTTTTCCCCACCATGAAAACGAAATCGCCCAGAGCGAGGCAGCCTTTGGCGTACCCTTTGTCAAATACTGGATCCATAACGGATTTGTGGACATCAACAATGAAAAAATGTCAAAATCCTTAGGGAACTTCACCATGATCAAGGAGGTTCTCGCCAATTACAGTGCCGAAGTGATCCGCATGTTCCTCTTGTCCAAGCATTACCGCTCTCCCATTGATTACAGCGAAAACAGCATGCGTGAGGTATCCGCAGGCCTTGACCGTATTTATGCATTTTTGGAGCGCCTTGATAAAGCGGGCGTTCAACCGGAAGCTGCCGGAGAAGAACATGGCCCTTTGTGGGCGAATATTGTTGGGGCATTGAACGATGATTTCAATTCCGCAAAAGCCATGGCCGAAATCTTTGATGCGGTTAAAAAAGGCAATAAACTGCTGGATGATGCCGATGATGCTCCCGGGGAAAGTGACAGAAAAATGCTGGCCGGTATTTATGCAGATATCAGGTCCGCTTCAAAAATCCTGGGTATTTTCATGATGTCCGCTTCTGACTATTTTGCGGCCAAAAAGGACAGGGCCATGGCAGACCAGGATGTGGATCCTGCCATGATTGACGGACTTATCGCCGAACGGGCTGCGGCCCGCAAGTCCAAAAATTTCGCCCGGGCCGACGAGATCCGGGACCAGCTCCAGGCCATGAAAATTGTTTTGGAGGATGGGCCCCAGGGCACAACCTGGCGAATCGAATAA
- a CDS encoding CoA-binding protein: MEEKKETVAVVGASPLKDRYSNKAQNMLEEYGHTPVPVAPKHETIEGKTVYHELSDIPQPIDTVTMYLGPARQDKVIDQILALKPQRVIFNPGTENPAAYEKLKSVGIKAQEACTLVLLRTGQYTKSFND, from the coding sequence ATGGAAGAAAAAAAAGAGACCGTTGCCGTGGTCGGTGCAAGCCCCTTGAAGGACAGATATTCAAACAAGGCCCAGAATATGCTGGAAGAGTACGGACACACCCCGGTGCCTGTGGCTCCCAAACATGAAACCATTGAAGGCAAAACCGTCTATCATGAACTTTCAGACATTCCCCAGCCCATTGACACGGTGACCATGTATCTGGGTCCGGCCCGGCAGGACAAGGTTATTGACCAGATTCTGGCCCTCAAACCCCAACGGGTGATTTTCAATCCCGGCACGGAAAATCCAGCAGCCTATGAAAAACTCAAATCCGTCGGAATAAAGGCCCAGGAGGCCTGCACCCTTGTTCTTTTGAGAACCGGACAGTACACGAAATCCTTTAATGATTAA
- a CDS encoding tetratricopeptide repeat protein — protein MKRIYILFFLIFFMAAGVASAKQSAEYYIKDAKKYIENQEFSQAEIQLKNALKIEPDSIETYKLLCQTYMKLSKVKEAFNAYLRLEQLDPEDMETKLTLATLFMLGKNTTEAEKRIDQVLGAEPDNTKALLVKAGLLAAGKKDVPQAEAILNRILVLDPANTKAMALLSRLYVQTGQMSRAEDMLKKAIAADPDEMSFQASLFSLYLKNKKMDQAQSVLEKMVEQHPDKVESRAMLGNFLAARGETEKAETQFLKLIEIAPKKSVVYLLAARFYNANEEPDRAEGYIKKALELDPENDGVKIAYGEFFFLHKKFDNSEKIVDEILVRRPDYPQGKALKGKLLMVNKKWDEAQAIFSALLTDEPDSPEYNFLLGSVFLGKKDPAQAKAYIMRTLDYNPRHFKAHMIMADLYFQNQDFFLAESEINTALKIKPDDYGAHMLKGNILGAQKEQEKAAAEYKDLIQKHPDIPAAYFAMGSLTLGQGDEASALKYYNQALDINPSLLDVFTNVINIHMHRKEFKTALSKCDDKIKLFSDQPVPLAVVLSLKGKIQAVTKDFSGAKKSLSLAIENNPKFPHPYLDLAKIYAMEKNDSEVMAVYKKLIANRPDQPIAHTQLGTLYEKTGEPGLAEECYLAALKTNPQYIPALNNIAYLYAESDKETDKALEYARKAKSLAGEVAPIMDTLGWVYFKKGLYDSAMEEFKLCVEKEPQNPVFNYHLGLAYQKKWDDANAKKYLSKALELNSSFEGADNARKILGDL, from the coding sequence ATGAAGCGTATTTATATTCTTTTTTTTCTGATTTTTTTTATGGCAGCCGGAGTCGCATCTGCAAAGCAGAGTGCGGAATATTATATCAAGGACGCAAAAAAATATATTGAAAACCAGGAATTTTCCCAAGCGGAAATCCAGCTTAAAAACGCCTTAAAAATTGAGCCGGATTCAATTGAAACCTACAAATTGCTCTGCCAGACCTATATGAAACTGTCAAAGGTCAAGGAGGCTTTTAACGCATATCTGCGCCTGGAACAGCTGGACCCCGAAGATATGGAGACCAAGCTGACTCTTGCCACCCTGTTTATGCTGGGGAAAAACACCACCGAAGCGGAAAAACGCATCGACCAGGTTCTCGGAGCAGAACCTGACAATACCAAGGCCCTTCTGGTCAAAGCCGGGCTTTTGGCTGCGGGTAAAAAAGATGTCCCCCAGGCAGAAGCGATTTTAAACCGCATTCTGGTGCTTGATCCGGCGAACACAAAAGCCATGGCCTTGCTTTCCAGGCTCTATGTGCAAACCGGCCAGATGTCCAGAGCTGAGGATATGCTGAAAAAAGCCATCGCGGCAGATCCTGATGAGATGAGCTTTCAGGCCAGCCTTTTCTCTTTATACCTGAAAAATAAAAAGATGGACCAGGCCCAGAGCGTGCTTGAAAAAATGGTGGAACAACACCCTGACAAAGTTGAGTCCCGGGCAATGCTGGGGAATTTTCTTGCAGCCAGGGGAGAGACCGAAAAGGCTGAAACCCAGTTTTTAAAACTCATTGAAATTGCTCCGAAAAAAAGTGTTGTCTATCTGCTGGCAGCCCGCTTTTATAACGCCAATGAAGAGCCTGACAGGGCAGAAGGCTATATTAAAAAAGCTCTGGAACTGGACCCGGAAAATGACGGGGTTAAAATTGCGTATGGAGAATTTTTTTTCCTTCACAAAAAATTTGATAACTCTGAAAAAATTGTGGACGAGATCCTGGTCAGGCGGCCTGATTATCCCCAGGGAAAGGCCCTTAAGGGCAAGCTGCTTATGGTAAATAAAAAGTGGGATGAGGCCCAGGCTATATTTTCTGCTCTTCTGACGGACGAACCGGATTCACCTGAATACAATTTTCTGTTAGGGTCTGTATTTCTGGGGAAAAAAGATCCGGCACAGGCCAAGGCCTATATTATGCGAACCCTTGATTATAATCCGCGACACTTCAAAGCGCACATGATTATGGCGGATCTCTATTTCCAAAACCAAGATTTTTTCCTTGCGGAATCAGAAATCAACACGGCATTGAAAATCAAGCCTGATGACTACGGGGCCCACATGCTCAAAGGCAATATCCTGGGTGCGCAAAAAGAACAGGAAAAAGCTGCCGCTGAATATAAAGACCTTATTCAGAAACACCCCGACATACCGGCCGCCTATTTTGCCATGGGCTCCCTCACTCTAGGTCAGGGAGACGAGGCGTCAGCTTTGAAATATTACAACCAGGCCCTGGACATTAATCCCTCTCTTCTGGATGTATTCACCAATGTCATCAACATTCACATGCATCGCAAAGAGTTTAAAACTGCGCTTTCCAAATGTGATGACAAAATTAAGTTGTTTTCTGATCAGCCTGTTCCCCTTGCCGTAGTTCTCTCATTAAAAGGAAAAATTCAAGCCGTAACCAAGGATTTCAGCGGAGCCAAGAAAAGCTTGAGTCTGGCCATTGAGAATAACCCCAAATTCCCCCATCCGTATCTTGATTTAGCCAAGATCTACGCCATGGAAAAAAACGATTCCGAGGTGATGGCGGTGTATAAAAAACTGATTGCCAACAGACCGGATCAACCCATTGCTCACACCCAGCTTGGGACACTCTACGAAAAAACAGGAGAACCCGGCCTTGCTGAAGAGTGCTATTTGGCTGCTCTGAAAACAAATCCGCAATATATTCCAGCTCTTAATAATATAGCCTATCTCTATGCCGAAAGCGACAAAGAGACGGACAAGGCTCTGGAGTATGCCCGAAAGGCTAAAAGCCTGGCAGGCGAAGTGGCACCGATCATGGATACCCTGGGATGGGTCTATTTTAAGAAGGGACTATACGATTCGGCAATGGAAGAATTCAAGCTTTGCGTGGAAAAAGAGCCCCAAAATCCTGTTTTTAATTACCATCTGGGGCTGGCATATCAGAAGAAATGGGATGATGCCAATGCAAAGAAGTATTTATCCAAAGCTTTGGAGCTGAACAGCTCATTTGAAGGAGCTGATAATGCCAGGAAAATATTAGGGGACCTTTAG
- a CDS encoding glutamine--tRNA ligase/YqeY domain fusion protein, which yields METQAAKGHFIENIIREDLASNKNNGRVVTRFPPEPNGFLHIGHAKSICLNFKMAQQFNGKCNLRFDDSNPAKEKQIYIDSIKSTVKWLGFDYNTPFYASNYFDALHDYAVELIKAGKAYVCSLSAEEMKEYRGTLTEPGKNSPYRDRSVEENLDLFRRMKEGEFGEGEHTLRAKIDMSSPNINMRDPVIYRVKRALHPRTGDKWCIYPMYDFTHCISDALEGITHSLCSLEFEDHRPLYDWTLDNITVPCHPQQIEFARMNINYTVLSKRKLQRLINEGVVSGWDDPRLPTLEGMRRRGYTPAAIRNFCDLIGVSKKESRIDMGLLESCLRDDLNENALRVMGVIRPLKITLENYPDGQTETLEAMNHPQKPEAGKREVSFSKHIYVEQDDFMEDPPKKFFRLGPGREVRLRAAYLITCKEAIKNEAGEVVELICTYDPETRGGNAPDNRKVKGTIHWVNAEECIDAQVRLYDRLFKDENPEKDGQDFVENLNPDSLEILEHAKLEKSLENAQPEVVYQFERLGYFCLDSKDSTPEKPVFNRTVTLKDTWAKVVNK from the coding sequence ATGGAAACACAAGCCGCCAAAGGGCATTTTATTGAAAACATAATCAGGGAAGATCTTGCCAGCAATAAAAACAATGGTCGTGTGGTCACACGTTTTCCGCCGGAACCCAACGGATTCCTGCACATCGGCCATGCCAAATCCATCTGCCTGAATTTTAAAATGGCCCAGCAGTTTAACGGCAAGTGCAATCTGCGGTTTGATGATTCCAACCCGGCCAAGGAAAAACAGATTTACATCGACTCCATCAAGTCCACCGTCAAATGGCTGGGATTCGACTACAATACCCCGTTTTATGCATCAAATTACTTTGACGCCCTTCATGACTATGCCGTTGAACTGATTAAAGCAGGTAAAGCCTATGTGTGCAGTCTCTCCGCCGAAGAGATGAAAGAGTACCGGGGCACCCTCACCGAGCCGGGAAAAAACTCCCCGTACAGGGACAGAAGTGTTGAGGAAAATCTGGATCTGTTCCGGCGCATGAAGGAGGGGGAATTCGGAGAGGGCGAGCATACCCTGCGGGCCAAGATCGACATGTCTTCCCCTAACATCAACATGCGGGATCCGGTTATCTACAGGGTCAAAAGAGCACTCCACCCCCGCACCGGAGACAAATGGTGCATCTACCCCATGTATGACTTCACCCACTGCATTTCCGATGCCCTGGAAGGGATCACCCATTCCCTGTGCAGCCTGGAATTCGAAGATCACCGGCCCCTGTACGACTGGACTCTGGACAATATAACCGTACCCTGCCATCCCCAGCAGATTGAGTTTGCCCGGATGAATATCAACTATACGGTGTTGAGCAAGAGAAAACTGCAGCGGCTGATCAACGAAGGCGTGGTTTCCGGATGGGATGATCCCAGACTGCCTACCCTGGAAGGCATGCGCCGCAGGGGATACACCCCGGCCGCCATCCGTAATTTCTGCGATCTCATCGGGGTATCCAAAAAAGAGAGCCGCATTGACATGGGCCTTCTCGAATCCTGCCTCAGAGACGATCTCAACGAAAATGCTCTCCGGGTGATGGGCGTTATCCGGCCCTTGAAAATCACCCTTGAAAACTATCCCGACGGACAGACCGAAACCCTGGAGGCCATGAACCATCCCCAGAAACCCGAAGCAGGTAAACGGGAGGTCAGTTTCTCCAAGCATATTTATGTTGAGCAGGACGACTTCATGGAAGATCCCCCCAAAAAATTCTTCCGACTGGGACCTGGCCGGGAAGTGCGTCTGCGGGCCGCTTACCTGATCACCTGCAAAGAGGCCATTAAAAATGAGGCTGGAGAAGTGGTTGAACTGATCTGTACCTATGATCCTGAAACCCGGGGCGGCAATGCCCCGGACAATAGAAAGGTCAAGGGAACCATCCACTGGGTAAATGCGGAAGAGTGCATAGATGCCCAGGTTCGGCTCTATGACAGGCTTTTTAAGGATGAGAACCCGGAAAAAGACGGCCAGGATTTTGTGGAAAACCTCAATCCCGACTCCCTTGAAATTCTGGAACACGCCAAACTGGAAAAAAGCCTTGAGAACGCCCAACCTGAAGTGGTGTACCAGTTTGAGCGCCTGGGTTACTTTTGTCTGGATTCCAAGGACAGCACACCTGAAAAACCGGTTTTCAATCGTACAGTGACCCTTAAGGATACCTGGGCAAAGGTAGTAAACAAGTAA
- a CDS encoding transposase: MFILRDLLLPLQAVFSNTAQGQKRKAWFVYTLLAVVVPFTSSITSNLLRALQTLFGLKLKSQRFYAFMASPTLPWKKLWHAMWGMIPSPAEEERLMLALDDSMNPKSGKKILGCAHFYDHAAKVNQSSYPWSQCILVVGLLKKIKSRWACLPLDFRFYMMKKDIDAESADRQHPLSQRI; this comes from the coding sequence ATGTTTATATTACGTGATTTGCTATTACCTCTGCAAGCGGTATTTTCTAATACTGCCCAGGGACAGAAACGTAAAGCCTGGTTTGTATACACGCTATTGGCTGTGGTGGTTCCATTTACATCCTCAATCACCTCCAACCTGTTACGTGCCTTGCAAACGCTATTTGGTTTAAAGCTGAAAAGTCAGCGCTTTTATGCCTTCATGGCGAGCCCTACATTGCCATGGAAAAAGCTATGGCATGCCATGTGGGGAATGATTCCTTCACCGGCTGAAGAAGAACGACTGATGTTAGCTCTGGACGATTCGATGAACCCAAAGAGTGGGAAAAAAATTTTGGGTTGCGCACATTTTTACGACCATGCCGCAAAGGTCAACCAAAGTTCGTATCCATGGTCACAGTGTATTCTGGTAGTAGGGTTATTGAAAAAAATAAAATCCCGATGGGCCTGCCTGCCTCTTGATTTTCGGTTTTATATGATGAAAAAGGATATTGATGCCGAATCGGCTGACCGCCAGCATCCTTTATCACAAAGGATATGA
- a CDS encoding type II toxin-antitoxin system RelE/ParE family toxin, whose product MTWTVTFYNTNVENQTLSFPAGILANLIHILELIEEFGPNLGKPHTSPMGKGLFEIRAKGKEGIGRSFFCTIKNNEVVILHSIIKKTQKTPKKDLDLAIKRMKYVKGD is encoded by the coding sequence ATGACGTGGACAGTTACTTTTTATAATACCAACGTTGAGAACCAAACCCTGTCGTTTCCAGCCGGAATTTTGGCAAATCTAATTCACATTTTGGAATTGATAGAAGAATTCGGGCCGAACCTGGGCAAGCCCCACACCTCACCCATGGGTAAAGGGTTATTTGAAATCAGGGCAAAAGGCAAAGAGGGAATTGGCAGATCTTTTTTTTGTACAATTAAGAATAATGAAGTCGTCATTCTTCATTCAATTATTAAAAAGACTCAGAAAACACCGAAAAAGGATTTGGATCTGGCGATAAAAAGAATGAAATACGTTAAAGGAGATTAG